Proteins encoded in a region of the Syntrophorhabdales bacterium genome:
- a CDS encoding UbiD family decarboxylase encodes MSNVHLSNLRSTIEYLKAKGKLLETDVEINPELEMTGIQKLLDGGLPILFNNVKGYPNGRLFTNLFADGNLVAELFDAGTERTFKFRIIEAIRRPLAPKVVTDAPCQEVVIDKDIDVWPIIPMIKHTPSDPGRTLGGGNTLATGKYFWGGTHISYNRMHFRWPNYSTFQISPGSHTDMIASKFYRKEPIPLTINMGVPAACTLMAGAGFVYTILPPGCDELGIAGAVQGFPVDIVKAKTIDAYSIAQAEYVIEGYLDTTSKVWESELAEKDGKQGVHPFHPEWSGYMGKAYRTYKFVVTAITYRKDRPIYYPLAVHSYDDHNIDTMVRAASFFELAERVCPGLTVDTNIPMCIPDWGGVIFQVKKRRQRDEGYVKNILSTALSCSIGARLAMAVDPDIDIYSMDDMMWAIATRVDAAQGIMIVAPGGAGQTFQPAERSSAGEKDWTQTNIRFSGAIALDATVPFRYVDAFQKAHYPIDVVDLKKWFTDDQIAKAKAAQPEYGKLFAKTGF; translated from the coding sequence ATGTCAAACGTGCATCTCAGCAATCTCAGATCAACCATCGAGTACCTGAAAGCAAAAGGCAAGCTCCTGGAGACGGATGTCGAGATAAACCCGGAACTGGAAATGACCGGCATTCAAAAGCTTCTGGACGGGGGGTTGCCGATCCTCTTCAACAACGTGAAAGGCTATCCCAATGGAAGGCTCTTCACGAACCTTTTCGCCGATGGCAACCTCGTTGCAGAGCTCTTTGACGCGGGGACCGAAAGAACTTTCAAGTTTCGCATTATTGAGGCGATCCGCCGTCCTCTCGCGCCGAAAGTGGTTACGGACGCGCCGTGCCAGGAAGTGGTCATAGACAAGGACATCGATGTCTGGCCTATCATCCCCATGATCAAGCACACACCCAGTGATCCGGGAAGGACGCTCGGCGGAGGCAACACGCTGGCCACGGGAAAATATTTTTGGGGAGGTACGCACATAAGCTACAACAGGATGCATTTCAGGTGGCCCAACTACTCGACTTTTCAGATCTCACCCGGCTCCCACACGGATATGATCGCGTCCAAGTTTTACAGAAAAGAGCCGATTCCATTGACCATCAACATGGGCGTACCCGCTGCGTGCACGTTGATGGCCGGTGCGGGTTTTGTCTACACGATACTACCCCCGGGATGCGATGAACTGGGTATTGCGGGCGCCGTGCAGGGATTTCCCGTGGACATAGTAAAGGCGAAGACGATCGATGCCTATTCAATCGCCCAGGCCGAGTACGTGATCGAGGGGTACCTGGACACCACGAGTAAAGTCTGGGAAAGCGAGCTTGCAGAGAAGGATGGGAAGCAGGGGGTTCATCCGTTCCATCCGGAATGGTCGGGATATATGGGGAAGGCCTACAGGACGTATAAATTTGTAGTGACCGCGATCACCTACCGGAAGGACAGGCCTATCTATTATCCGCTCGCGGTTCACAGCTACGACGATCATAATATCGACACCATGGTCAGGGCAGCCTCTTTTTTTGAGCTGGCAGAGCGCGTCTGTCCAGGACTGACCGTAGACACCAATATCCCGATGTGCATTCCTGACTGGGGTGGTGTGATTTTCCAGGTGAAGAAGCGCAGACAGCGGGATGAGGGATACGTAAAGAATATCCTTTCCACGGCGCTCTCCTGTTCCATTGGAGCGCGGCTGGCCATGGCAGTAGACCCGGATATCGACATCTACAGCATGGATGACATGATGTGGGCGATTGCGACTAGAGTTGATGCAGCGCAGGGTATTATGATCGTCGCCCCGGGCGGGGCAGGCCAGACATTCCAGCCTGCAGAGAGAAGTTCAGCAGGAGAGAAGGACTGGACTCAGACAAACATCAGGTTCTCCGGTGCCATCGCACTGGACGCAACGGTTCCTTTCAGATATGTGGACGCCTTTCAGAAGGCGCATTATCCGATCGACGTCGTTGACCTCAAGAAATGGTTTACGGATGATCAGATTGCAAAGGCAAAAGCAGCTCAGCCGGAGTACGGAAAGCTCTTTGCGAAGACAGGTTTTTAG
- a CDS encoding UbiD family decarboxylase → MARSLSGFIKMLEEKYPEKMLHVKEQLDPDRHELAAFVKLLEEKNREPVIVFENVKNLKGERSPFPLAYNLFVTRSLCAMAIGEDPSNNQMGLGIRFGEIEKKEGPLDIIKQSDAPVLQNVLTGDKTDVTTLPAARYHEKDVGPYFVMACLMKAKSGDFYDVTPTKNLVYGPRRMSISTHGHHHLARIIAEYERMNEPAPVAVVLGHHPAFYLGSCALLPYGNHDYKTIAAFLGEALRLTPSATLGKDFLIPADAEIIIEGMIQPGVRDYQNPFGEISGHYQERMLVPVIDVTAVCFRNNPIMQGVMPGHAEHIILGGLPKEGTVYWAMKKVVPEVTAVHLPDSAMGRFQAHIAVKKRTYRDVTVAAMIAFAEQPNLKLAIVVDDDIDVFNQKEVMWAVATQARWDKDVIIIPKVQSFRSWIGDAVCIIDATHHEDVANYPERNRIPEDAIKRLRELGF, encoded by the coding sequence GTGGCCAGGAGCCTGAGCGGTTTCATTAAGATGCTGGAAGAAAAGTACCCGGAGAAGATGCTTCACGTGAAAGAGCAGCTTGATCCTGACAGGCATGAACTTGCAGCCTTCGTAAAACTGCTTGAGGAGAAGAACCGGGAACCGGTTATCGTCTTTGAAAACGTGAAGAATCTTAAGGGGGAGAGATCACCTTTTCCGCTGGCCTACAACCTATTCGTGACCAGGTCTCTCTGTGCGATGGCTATCGGTGAGGATCCTTCCAACAACCAGATGGGGCTCGGTATTCGCTTCGGCGAGATAGAAAAGAAAGAGGGCCCGCTCGATATAATCAAGCAGTCGGATGCTCCGGTTCTTCAGAACGTGCTTACCGGCGACAAGACTGATGTCACGACTCTTCCCGCGGCCCGTTACCACGAGAAAGATGTGGGACCCTACTTTGTCATGGCCTGTCTCATGAAGGCAAAATCAGGGGACTTTTACGATGTTACTCCTACAAAGAACCTTGTTTATGGGCCGAGAAGAATGAGTATCTCCACCCACGGCCATCATCATCTCGCACGCATAATAGCAGAATACGAACGGATGAATGAGCCGGCCCCTGTGGCTGTTGTTCTGGGGCATCACCCTGCCTTTTACCTGGGATCCTGCGCATTGCTACCCTACGGAAATCACGATTATAAGACGATAGCAGCCTTCTTGGGAGAGGCGTTGCGCCTTACCCCTTCGGCTACCCTGGGTAAGGATTTTCTGATCCCTGCGGATGCCGAGATCATCATTGAAGGAATGATACAGCCAGGGGTAAGGGATTATCAGAATCCGTTCGGCGAGATTTCCGGTCACTATCAGGAGCGCATGCTTGTTCCTGTGATCGACGTGACAGCGGTCTGCTTCAGAAATAACCCTATCATGCAGGGCGTTATGCCGGGGCACGCCGAGCACATCATCCTGGGCGGTCTCCCAAAGGAAGGAACTGTCTATTGGGCGATGAAGAAGGTCGTGCCCGAAGTGACGGCGGTACATCTGCCTGATTCCGCGATGGGGCGATTCCAGGCGCATATCGCTGTGAAGAAGAGGACGTACCGTGACGTGACCGTGGCTGCCATGATTGCCTTCGCCGAGCAGCCGAATCTGAAACTTGCCATAGTCGTCGACGACGACATCGATGTGTTCAACCAGAAAGAGGTGATGTGGGCGGTCGCAACGCAGGCAAGATGGGACAAGGACGTGATCATCATTCCGAAGGTTCAGAGCTTCCGCAGCTGGATCGGCGACGCGGTCTGCATCATCGATGCTACGCATCATGAAGATGTTGCAAACTATCCGGAAAGGAACCGCATTCCCGAAGATGCGATCAAGAGGCTCAGAGAACTGGGGTTCTAG
- a CDS encoding class I adenylate-forming enzyme family protein codes for MNEEYKDWAVIIEERGRTIPEKKYIESLDQGKSITYGRMNEFCDRVGQFLRERKTKASDRVTIIGKNSIETMIIYYGVLKYGAVVNPIFFEESQENLYRIISMVRPRFVFYDSGLKLDTGRYAGEWIRFSDKGEKVSENDFFRLLETRRPVPVKCVAKSSDVALIVYTSGTMTLPKGIHISREGLFYMVDEIADRTGMTESDRVLEYRAYNWASAQLLTILSTMLKGATLFLARKFSRSRFPEWLKVHKITISSGVPAVINMLINEPVALRKEEVPDLKFITSSSAPLSVESHVRFEQTYHIPIQQMMGMSEAGWMVGNPPARRKLGSVGLPLKHKEICFLNEQGQECKPGEAGEMIVKGRAMGLCYSKEDGTIEAFPREGFPTGDLGYVDVDGYIFITGRKKDLIIRGGINISPMEITSRIMEHEGVSEAATIGVPDSIYGEEVVSFVVKKEGCELCADEIAAHCSRTLPDFKVPKKILFTAALPRSERGKVLKSELLRLYEKESSR; via the coding sequence GTGAACGAAGAGTATAAAGACTGGGCTGTCATCATCGAAGAACGCGGCCGCACGATCCCCGAGAAGAAGTACATAGAAAGCCTGGATCAGGGGAAGTCCATTACGTACGGCCGGATGAATGAGTTCTGCGATCGGGTCGGCCAGTTTCTGCGCGAACGAAAGACGAAGGCAAGTGATCGAGTAACCATCATCGGCAAGAACTCCATAGAGACAATGATCATCTACTACGGCGTCTTGAAATACGGTGCCGTAGTGAACCCCATCTTTTTCGAAGAGAGTCAAGAAAACCTTTATCGCATCATCAGCATGGTAAGACCCAGATTTGTTTTCTACGACAGCGGTCTGAAACTGGACACCGGACGATACGCGGGTGAATGGATACGCTTTTCCGATAAAGGCGAGAAGGTGTCCGAAAATGATTTCTTTCGTCTTCTTGAAACCCGCAGGCCGGTGCCCGTGAAGTGCGTCGCTAAGAGCAGTGATGTTGCCCTTATCGTCTATACGTCGGGCACCATGACGCTTCCCAAGGGTATTCACATCTCACGGGAAGGTCTCTTTTATATGGTCGACGAGATAGCAGACCGAACGGGCATGACCGAGTCGGATAGGGTTCTTGAATACCGCGCGTATAACTGGGCTTCGGCACAGCTGTTAACCATCCTCTCCACCATGCTCAAGGGCGCTACACTCTTCCTTGCCAGAAAATTTTCGAGAAGCCGCTTCCCTGAATGGCTCAAAGTTCATAAGATAACTATTTCGTCCGGTGTGCCTGCAGTGATCAACATGCTGATCAATGAACCGGTAGCTTTGAGGAAGGAAGAGGTCCCGGATTTGAAGTTCATCACCTCCAGCTCGGCGCCTTTGAGCGTGGAGAGCCATGTTAGGTTCGAGCAGACGTATCACATTCCTATACAACAAATGATGGGTATGTCTGAGGCGGGCTGGATGGTGGGGAACCCGCCGGCAAGACGCAAATTGGGTTCAGTGGGTCTGCCTCTCAAGCATAAGGAAATCTGCTTCCTCAATGAGCAGGGGCAGGAATGCAAGCCCGGTGAAGCGGGGGAAATGATCGTCAAGGGCAGAGCTATGGGCTTGTGCTATTCGAAGGAGGATGGTACGATTGAGGCATTTCCACGGGAGGGTTTCCCCACGGGAGACCTTGGTTATGTGGATGTGGATGGATATATCTTCATCACCGGAAGAAAAAAAGATCTCATCATCAGGGGCGGTATCAATATATCGCCCATGGAAATCACCTCCCGCATAATGGAACACGAGGGAGTGAGTGAGGCAGCAACCATAGGCGTGCCGGACAGCATCTACGGAGAAGAGGTAGTCAGTTTCGTGGTAAAAAAGGAGGGATGCGAGCTCTGCGCGGATGAGATTGCCGCTCATTGCAGCAGGACGCTTCCCGATTTCAAGGTACCGAAAAAGATACTGTTCACGGCGGCGCTGCCTAGGAGTGAGCGGGGAAAGGTTCTAAAAAGCGAGCTTCTGAGACTGTACGAAAAGGAATCCTCAAGATAG
- a CDS encoding UbiD family decarboxylase has protein sequence MSNVQYKDLRDWLKVVEDTGELRTVDGATWQEDIGMATELLNHTPQAPAAVFDNIPGYPKGFRVLTNALLSNNRLAITFGLKKGLSKFELSTELYKRTEGQKPLPPVYVESGPVMENVLEGDAVDVLKFPTPKWHEEDGGRYIGTGSYNITRDPDEGWINVGTYRVQVQDKNHVGFYISPGKHGRIHRDKYFARKQPCPVVVVVGGDPLLYLAGASELPYGMCEFDWAGAVRGAPFEVIKGKYTGLPIPARAEIVLEGFAHFDDVQEEGPFGEWTGYYASASRKEPRIEIKAIYHRNDPIILGSPPNRPPDELAFYRSFMRSPLLKEELEKAGVPDVVGAWCHEAGGARLFLAVSIKQRYPGHATQVGHVASQCHVGAYCGRYVVVVDDDIDVTNLEEVVWAMCTRSDPATSIDIIHRAWSTPLDPRISPDDKAKGALWNSRAIIDACRPFEWRDRFPIVNMPSPEVRKKTVEKWGHLLK, from the coding sequence ATGTCCAACGTGCAATACAAAGACCTTCGTGACTGGCTCAAAGTTGTTGAAGATACCGGAGAACTCAGAACTGTCGATGGTGCGACCTGGCAGGAGGATATCGGTATGGCCACCGAACTCTTGAATCACACGCCGCAGGCCCCTGCCGCAGTTTTTGACAACATCCCGGGGTATCCAAAGGGCTTCAGGGTGTTGACGAACGCACTGCTCAGTAATAACCGTCTGGCTATCACCTTCGGCCTGAAGAAGGGCCTCTCGAAATTTGAGCTGAGCACCGAGCTCTACAAAAGGACAGAAGGACAGAAGCCACTGCCGCCTGTATACGTGGAGAGCGGACCGGTCATGGAGAATGTGCTCGAAGGAGACGCGGTAGACGTGTTGAAGTTTCCCACACCCAAGTGGCACGAGGAGGATGGCGGCAGGTACATTGGCACAGGGAGCTATAACATCACGAGAGACCCTGACGAGGGCTGGATCAACGTGGGGACCTATCGTGTGCAGGTCCAGGACAAGAACCATGTCGGTTTCTACATATCGCCAGGCAAGCACGGCCGCATCCATAGGGACAAGTACTTTGCGCGGAAACAGCCGTGTCCTGTCGTGGTAGTGGTTGGAGGCGATCCTCTCCTCTACCTCGCTGGTGCGAGTGAGCTACCGTACGGGATGTGCGAATTTGATTGGGCGGGGGCTGTCCGTGGCGCGCCGTTTGAGGTGATCAAAGGCAAGTACACGGGACTTCCCATTCCCGCACGGGCAGAGATTGTGCTCGAAGGCTTCGCCCACTTTGATGACGTTCAGGAAGAAGGGCCCTTCGGCGAGTGGACGGGCTACTACGCCAGCGCATCGCGCAAAGAGCCCAGGATAGAGATCAAGGCGATCTACCATCGGAATGATCCCATCATCCTTGGCAGCCCTCCCAATAGACCGCCGGATGAGCTAGCCTTTTACCGCTCATTCATGCGTTCCCCTCTCTTGAAGGAGGAGCTGGAAAAAGCAGGAGTGCCCGATGTTGTCGGCGCATGGTGCCACGAAGCAGGAGGTGCAAGGCTGTTTCTGGCGGTCTCCATAAAACAGCGCTATCCAGGCCACGCCACGCAAGTGGGTCACGTGGCGTCCCAGTGTCACGTGGGGGCCTACTGCGGCCGCTACGTGGTCGTCGTGGATGACGACATTGACGTCACCAACCTGGAAGAGGTTGTCTGGGCGATGTGCACGCGCTCCGACCCTGCAACCTCTATCGATATAATCCACCGGGCGTGGAGCACGCCGCTCGATCCGCGCATCAGTCCCGACGACAAGGCAAAGGGAGCGCTCTGGAACTCGCGTGCCATCATCGATGCCTGCCGCCCGTTCGAGTGGAGGGACAGGTTCCCGATTGTCAACATGCCCAGTCCGGAAGTGAGAAAGAAAACGGTGGAAAAGTGGGGCCATCTTCTAAAGTAG
- a CDS encoding ABC transporter substrate-binding protein, protein MRGIGNVRAAVIGIVCTMLVFCCVSGALAQKKPAIKLGVNLDTTGYGAWLGEPELRAIQLYAEQVNSKGGIDGRPLELVIYDNESNPEKSSSTAKKLIQRDKVTAVIGTVLTATSNAAKSVAQEEKVVMYSLSASYDPSYTDSYTFATWVASSGQVETIYDYFVKKGIKRVATLCATDSTGQTWLEETNKSAKKYGLEIISERFNVKDVDVTPQLAKLKAGNPQALIVGVTGAPNAVVAKNFNQMGFKIPYASTAGNISESFLKLVEGNEPENLVLPGAYCIIWKELPDSYPQKKLMKEFNEAFLAKFKKEPDIYAAVAYDATRVTVEAMREVKPEGPKDSQKLRDAIEKIKNYPAAYGGTYTFSKTDHRGTKKDACVMVQVKGGKFVMAK, encoded by the coding sequence ATGAGGGGGATAGGGAATGTGCGAGCGGCAGTAATCGGGATAGTATGCACCATGCTCGTGTTTTGTTGCGTCTCCGGTGCCTTGGCCCAGAAAAAACCAGCGATCAAGCTGGGCGTGAATCTCGATACGACGGGATACGGCGCTTGGCTGGGCGAGCCGGAACTAAGAGCCATCCAGCTCTACGCCGAACAGGTAAACAGCAAAGGCGGTATAGATGGCCGCCCCTTGGAGCTGGTCATCTACGACAACGAGAGCAACCCCGAAAAATCTTCAAGCACTGCGAAGAAGTTGATCCAGCGCGACAAAGTAACCGCAGTGATCGGCACGGTCCTCACCGCCACCTCAAATGCCGCCAAGTCTGTGGCGCAGGAGGAAAAAGTTGTCATGTACTCCCTTTCAGCCTCCTACGATCCGAGCTACACCGACTCCTACACGTTTGCCACCTGGGTTGCGAGTTCCGGTCAGGTCGAGACTATCTACGATTATTTTGTAAAAAAGGGGATCAAACGTGTTGCCACCCTCTGCGCGACCGATTCCACCGGTCAGACGTGGCTTGAGGAAACGAACAAGAGCGCAAAGAAATATGGACTGGAGATTATCAGCGAACGGTTCAACGTGAAGGATGTAGATGTTACACCCCAACTTGCGAAGCTGAAGGCGGGCAACCCCCAGGCCCTCATAGTAGGGGTTACGGGGGCACCCAACGCGGTCGTTGCCAAGAATTTTAACCAGATGGGTTTTAAGATCCCCTACGCGAGCACTGCGGGAAATATTTCAGAATCCTTCCTGAAACTGGTCGAGGGAAACGAACCCGAAAACCTGGTTCTCCCGGGTGCCTACTGTATCATATGGAAAGAACTTCCCGACTCCTATCCTCAGAAAAAACTGATGAAAGAATTTAATGAAGCTTTCCTGGCTAAATTTAAGAAGGAGCCCGACATTTATGCGGCTGTCGCGTATGATGCCACGCGTGTAACGGTTGAGGCCATGCGAGAGGTGAAGCCTGAAGGCCCGAAAGACAGCCAGAAGCTGAGAGATGCCATCGAGAAAATAAAGAATTACCCGGCAGCATACGGAGGAACCTACACGTTCAGTAAGACAGACCACCGCGGGACAAAAAAGGATGCCTGCGTGATGGTCCAGGTGAAAGGCGGCAAGTTCGTGATGGCGAAATAG
- a CDS encoding SLC13 family permease: MSEAKAVADTSKMNPEVKRFLYFLICIAVGVITYLAPFTPTEGGRRALSVTVFVIAMFIAEPVPLGVTGLLGCWLYWVFAGIPVAKAFSGFHSDTPWFILGVLLMGIMAESTGLAKRIAYNMVCRLGSNYSSILAGMMVLNLLLTFIIPSGLAKTLVLCTIAIGLIQSYGLAKESNIGRGLILAMTYQSGLFDKVILAGAATILSRGLIESVGKVKVSYGLWLVAYLPITLLTILASWWIILKLFPPEKKTLEGGQEYCRAELQKMGSMSAKEIKATIIMSVATILWATDHWHHISPSIIGVVGGLFACLPLVGAMKKDDFSKANFPIVVFIGAAMCLGNVMADTEILKTLTAALFKWMTPVLHSASVMAGMLLYWYANLFHLFLANEPSMISATMPALMQFCLKDGFNPLTLGMLWGYAAGGKVFVYQSAVLAVGYAFGYFTTKDLFKFGLAIFFVESILLLLIVPWYWPLLGLTFR, encoded by the coding sequence ATGAGTGAAGCAAAGGCAGTCGCGGACACGTCGAAGATGAATCCTGAAGTGAAACGTTTTCTCTATTTCCTGATCTGCATCGCAGTGGGGGTGATCACGTATTTGGCACCCTTTACCCCGACCGAAGGAGGGCGCAGGGCCCTCAGCGTCACGGTCTTCGTGATCGCCATGTTCATCGCTGAACCTGTTCCCCTTGGCGTCACCGGACTTCTGGGCTGCTGGCTCTACTGGGTCTTTGCCGGTATACCGGTGGCCAAGGCATTTTCAGGGTTCCACAGCGATACGCCGTGGTTCATTCTCGGCGTTCTACTAATGGGGATCATGGCCGAATCAACAGGGCTGGCCAAGAGAATAGCCTACAACATGGTGTGCCGTCTCGGGAGCAACTACTCATCCATTTTAGCCGGAATGATGGTGCTCAACCTTCTGCTGACGTTTATAATTCCCTCTGGGCTGGCGAAGACCCTTGTGCTCTGCACCATTGCGATAGGGCTGATCCAGAGCTACGGGCTGGCCAAGGAGAGCAATATCGGCCGGGGCCTCATCCTGGCGATGACGTACCAGTCAGGACTCTTCGATAAGGTTATACTCGCCGGAGCAGCCACGATCCTGTCGCGCGGGCTCATCGAATCGGTGGGCAAGGTGAAGGTCTCCTACGGCTTGTGGTTGGTCGCTTACCTGCCCATTACCCTGCTCACGATTCTCGCCAGTTGGTGGATCATACTGAAACTTTTTCCTCCGGAAAAAAAGACGCTGGAGGGGGGACAGGAGTACTGCCGGGCCGAACTACAGAAAATGGGATCGATGTCCGCAAAAGAGATAAAAGCCACAATTATAATGTCGGTGGCGACGATACTGTGGGCAACCGATCACTGGCACCACATTAGCCCCTCGATCATCGGCGTGGTGGGTGGTCTCTTCGCCTGCCTGCCGCTCGTAGGCGCAATGAAGAAAGATGATTTCAGCAAAGCCAACTTTCCCATAGTCGTCTTCATAGGCGCAGCTATGTGTCTCGGCAACGTGATGGCCGATACAGAGATCCTGAAAACGCTTACAGCCGCCCTGTTTAAATGGATGACACCGGTATTACATTCTGCGTCGGTTATGGCGGGGATGCTCCTCTACTGGTATGCCAACCTCTTTCATCTCTTCCTTGCTAACGAGCCTTCCATGATCAGCGCCACGATGCCTGCACTGATGCAGTTCTGCCTCAAAGATGGGTTCAACCCGCTCACACTCGGCATGCTCTGGGGGTATGCGGCCGGTGGTAAGGTGTTTGTCTACCAGTCCGCTGTGCTGGCCGTCGGCTATGCGTTCGGCTATTTCACCACCAAGGATCTCTTCAAGTTCGGGCTGGCCATTTTCTTTGTTGAGTCAATCCTGCTGCTTTTGATTGTCCCATGGTACTGGCCTCTTCTCGGCCTCACCTTCCGGTGA
- a CDS encoding FadR/GntR family transcriptional regulator — protein sequence MKFKQVKRGRVSDSVLEQIKQSIIKGDYRSGDKLPPEKELMEVFNVSRGSLREALRSLEESGFVVVRPGAAGGAYVAGAGVRSLANRLHDIILMERVSFEEILQFRSLTEPGIARLAAENRTEEDVALLEEMNRVREKAITAGKIPIIVTIDFHQALAKASKNKMISLLIDAVALLFNNEFRKMSLSIEDHRAILEAHKRLTRHIKNREPEKAAKVMYEHTLDVNKRLKA from the coding sequence ATGAAATTCAAGCAGGTGAAACGCGGGAGGGTCTCCGATTCCGTCCTCGAACAGATAAAGCAAAGCATCATCAAAGGAGACTACAGGTCGGGCGATAAACTGCCTCCGGAGAAAGAGTTGATGGAGGTGTTCAACGTGAGCAGGGGGTCGTTGCGCGAAGCCCTGAGGAGTCTGGAGGAATCAGGATTCGTTGTGGTAAGACCCGGAGCAGCAGGTGGAGCCTATGTGGCGGGAGCGGGTGTCAGGTCTCTCGCAAACAGGCTTCACGACATCATACTCATGGAGCGGGTATCCTTTGAAGAGATCCTGCAGTTCAGGTCGCTTACTGAACCGGGTATAGCGCGGTTGGCAGCTGAGAATCGAACGGAAGAAGACGTCGCCCTGCTCGAAGAGATGAACCGCGTGAGAGAGAAAGCGATTACGGCGGGCAAGATTCCCATCATCGTCACTATAGACTTCCACCAGGCGCTTGCAAAAGCTTCTAAGAACAAGATGATCTCTCTTTTGATCGATGCGGTGGCACTCCTCTTCAACAACGAGTTCAGGAAGATGAGTCTGAGCATTGAGGATCATCGGGCGATTCTGGAGGCGCACAAGCGACTCACCCGCCACATAAAGAATCGTGAGCCGGAAAAAGCTGCCAAGGTTATGTACGAGCATACACTTGATGTAAACAAGCGACTCAAAGCATAA
- a CDS encoding ABC transporter substrate-binding protein: MGGKECWNVGVSAIVLSCLLLLCGVSEVAAQKKPVIRLGVNLDVTGYGAWLGEPELRAVQLFAEQINGRGGIDNYQLELVVYDNESNPEKSSTNAKKLIQRDKVAAILGTAITATSNAAKSVAQEEKVVTYSLSGSYEPSYADSFTFATWVHTSGMVETIYDYFAKNGIKRVAALCATDSTGQTWLDEANRSAKKYGFEIASERFNVKDVDVTAQLAKLKATNPQALIVGVSGAPNAVVAKNFNQMGFKIPYVTGHGNISDTFLKLMEGNEPETLLLPGAYYIVWRELPDAYPQKKLMKEFTEAFQKKFKKEADIYAVVAYDAARVIAEGVRQVKPEGPKDSQKLRDAMELMKNFPAVYGGTYTFSKEDHRGIKKDAALMIQVKGGKFVMAK; encoded by the coding sequence ATGGGGGGAAAAGAGTGCTGGAACGTTGGAGTATCGGCAATAGTACTGAGTTGCCTGCTGCTCTTGTGCGGGGTTTCTGAAGTCGCAGCTCAGAAGAAGCCTGTCATCAGGTTGGGCGTAAACCTTGATGTAACGGGATACGGCGCCTGGCTCGGCGAACCTGAACTGCGCGCCGTCCAGCTCTTCGCTGAACAGATTAACGGCAGGGGCGGAATCGACAACTATCAGCTGGAACTCGTTGTTTACGACAATGAGAGCAATCCGGAAAAGTCGTCGACCAATGCAAAGAAACTGATTCAGCGGGACAAGGTGGCGGCCATACTAGGCACCGCCATCACTGCAACGTCGAACGCGGCGAAATCAGTGGCGCAGGAAGAGAAGGTAGTTACGTATTCCCTTTCCGGATCTTATGAGCCCAGTTATGCGGACTCTTTCACCTTTGCTACGTGGGTCCACACGTCAGGCATGGTTGAGACAATTTATGATTATTTCGCAAAGAATGGAATAAAGCGCGTTGCAGCCCTCTGCGCCACTGATTCGACAGGACAGACGTGGCTGGACGAGGCTAATCGGAGTGCAAAGAAATATGGCTTCGAGATTGCCAGCGAGCGCTTCAATGTGAAGGATGTCGATGTAACGGCGCAACTCGCGAAACTAAAAGCGACCAATCCGCAGGCGCTCATAGTAGGAGTGAGCGGTGCGCCGAATGCGGTTGTTGCCAAGAACTTCAATCAGATGGGTTTCAAGATTCCGTATGTCACAGGACACGGCAATATCTCTGATACCTTTCTGAAGCTTATGGAGGGAAATGAACCGGAAACGTTGCTACTGCCGGGTGCCTATTACATAGTCTGGAGGGAGTTGCCTGATGCCTATCCGCAGAAGAAATTGATGAAAGAGTTTACCGAGGCTTTTCAGAAGAAGTTCAAGAAAGAGGCAGATATTTATGCGGTAGTCGCGTATGACGCTGCGCGGGTGATCGCGGAGGGCGTGCGCCAGGTGAAGCCCGAAGGTCCGAAGGATAGCCAGAAGCTCCGGGATGCGATGGAGCTCATGAAGAATTTTCCCGCGGTTTACGGTGGCACTTACACGTTCAGCAAAGAGGATCACCGTGGGATCAAGAAGGATGCCGCATTGATGATTCAGGTGAAAGGCGGCAAGTTCGTGATGGCGAAGTAA